A region from the Benincasa hispida cultivar B227 chromosome 8, ASM972705v1, whole genome shotgun sequence genome encodes:
- the LOC120082862 gene encoding uncharacterized protein LOC120082862 isoform X3: protein MSLLVPIWARHPKFAVCFKWGLRLNERSQLDNHSLDCNDRKIFFSKLEDGEHKFMVCTNLSKGFSCSSYKWTVDTVPPTASIMASTTFTNALNVSVNISFSEPCNGGGGFGCSSVEACNLLVYGEGRVMPSSFKILQPKLKYSLSVALPSTIQYGRIILVMDKKFCTDSAGNIFTRTENSISYVHFDRRKLLANLKTRVPERLLQLNSDTRLVQATNKLDNLKVYLYFSEPVLNSSVEVLNALEVSDGMLLPISGRSLGNRRFSFWVTNVSGIAIITVSLKPNSIISRQGNPVSPLPPVTFLYDSLRPTVVLSTTTYMRTKEKRFSVTVNFIKPVFDFNLSCVSIRGGRLQSFREMGRNIYSVEVQAEDEIISVSVPENVTTDVAGNHNLPSNILQVWHYSIPAISTVVSIFTIASFTATSLAAGLLTVSTANLQSEGVFMRSSSSLTYNPTRNIFRIACHIQIFALSIWLPVTLPVEYYEFAKGLQWSIPYLRLPWEDEHDHPDLSGYSPFTGSNPYLSKTSHSEVLQNKVPGNNFTVVDQLYGLPLTPMEYRSFFESQNIKPQADNIFGAGSYSHRWNDFYRSMFWFGIFAGSLIFLHALFLFIMKCRKKIYNTRGSYGALTFPRFEIFITFVVLPSMSMASGALFRGGALAGVIVGVLLLGIVSLLLLALLLFLSVGITFGKLLQYKEVHQEGQKFHWYQELVRVTLGPGKRSQWTWKNQPNSVYLTIFGPMFEDLRGPPKYMLSQISVANPNKRGDQIIASDDETEDAEAPFIQKLFGILRIYYTLLESIRRVTLGIMAGAYKETLSSRTPIVTLLCISSFQLFFLVLKKPFIKKKVQLVEIISNTCEVGLFAICAVLLDKEFSITDQTKLGITMLALFLIGYCPQLINEWYALYKQAKQLDFGAQSFFSGLKVAFIGFLLLFLPQRFTKNLESIFAVNLSGDSETMDNSSDRNMSGSRSSSNEKPWLKQLRKLAKASFTKEQGGTSNDPSGSGMQWTGFWGRRSRSRSSRSSSISSSDFRSKSKGLYKEFETIFSSK from the exons ATGTCGCTGCTCGTTCCAATATGGGCCAGACATCCCAAATTTGCCGTTTGTTTCAAATGGGGTCTGAGGTTAAATGAAAGGAGCCAG CTGGATAACCACTCCTTAGACTGCAATGACAGAAAGATTTTCTTCTCTAAGTTGGAGGATGGAGAGCATAAATTCATGGTCTGCACTAATTTGTCGAAGGGATTTAGCTGTTCTAGCTACAAGTGGACTGTTG ATACTGTTCCCCCCACAGCATCAATTATGGCCTCAACAACATTTACGAACGCTTTAAATGTTTCTGTAAATATTTCTTTCTCTGAACCATGTAATGGTGGTGGAGGTTTCGGATGTTCATCTGTAGAGGCCTGCAAC CTACTGGTGTACGGTGAAGGGCGTGTTATGCCATCATCTTTCAAAATTCTTCAGCCCAAGCTCAAATACTCACTTTCTGTGGCTTTACCATCTACCATTCAATATGGAAGAATTATATTAGTAATGGATAAGAAATTCTGTACTGATAGTGCAGGAAATATATTCACAAGAAcagaaaattcaatttcttatgTGCACTTTG ATAGAAGAAAACTGCTTGCCAACCTGAAAACTCGTGTTCCGGAAAGGCTACTCCAGCTCAACAGTGACACCAGACTGGTACAAGCAACAAACAAACTTGATAACCTAAAGGTCTACTTGTACTTTTCAGAACCAGTTCTTAATTCATCTGTGGAAGTTTTGAATGCTCTTGAAGTAAGCGATGGCATGCTGCTTCCAATTAGTGGAAGGAGCCTTGGAAATCGTAGATTCAGCTTTTGG GTTACAAATGTTTCTGGAATTGCAATAATCACAGTGAGCCTCAAGCCTAACTCTATAATAAGTAGACAAGGAAATCCCGTTTCACCACTTCCACCAGTTACTTTCCTTTATG ATTCCCTTAGGCCTACAGTGGTGCTCAGTACAACTACTTATATGaggacaaaagaaaaaagattttcAGTCACCGTGAATTTCATTAAGCCTGTATTTGATTTCAACTTATCGTGTGTATCAATTCGTGGAGGTCGTTTGCAGAG CTTTCGTGAAATGGGCAGAAATATCTACTCTGTTGAAGTACAAGCTGAGGATGAAATCATATCTGTCAGTGTCCCTGAAAATGTAACGACTGATGTTGCTGGAAATCATAATCTACCATCAAATATCCTGCAAGTGTGGCACT ATTCTATACCGGCGATATCTACAGTCGTTTCGATCTTTACAATTGCTTCATTTACAGCAACATCCCTTGCAGCAGGACTACTCACTGTATCAACAGCTAACCTTCAATCAGAAGGAGTATTCATGAGATCATCTTCTTCTCTGACATATAATCCTACAAGAAACATTTTT AGAATTGCTTGCCACATTCAGATTTTTGCGCTATCTATATGGTTGCCTGTTACCCTGCCTGTCGAGTACTATGAATTTGCTAAGGGCTTGCAATGGAGTATTCCTTACCTTAGACTTCCATGGGAAGATGAGCATGATCATCCTGACTTAAGCGGCTACAGCCCGTTTActggatcaaatccttatctttcCAAAACTAGTCATTCAGAAGTTCTGCAAAACAAGGTTCCAGGCAATAACTTTACTGTGGTTGATCAGTTATATGGGTTGCCACTTACTCCAATGGAATACAGATCATTTTTCGAG AGTCAGAATATCAAACCCCAAGCAGATAATATTTTTGGAGCAGGAAGTTACAGTCA CAGGTGGAATGATTTTTATAGAAGCATGTTCTGGTTTGGAATTTTTGCTGGCAGTTTGATATTCCTCCATgctcttttccttttcattaTGAAATGTCGAAAGAAAATATACAACACACGGGGCAGTTATGGAGCACTTACTTTCCCTAGATTTGAGATATTCATTACATTTGTTGTACTACCTTCCATGTCCATGGCCTCAGGCGCATTATTTAGAG GTGGAGCTCTTGCAGGAGTAATAGTTGGAGTTTTGTTGCTTGGCATTGTGTCGCTTCTTTTGCTAGCCTTGCTGTTGTTTCTTTCAGTCGGAATCACGTTCGGGAAGCTACTTCAGTACAAAGAAGTTCATCAAGAAGGCCAAAAATTTCATTGGTACCAAGAACTTGTTCGTGTAACTCTAGGTCCTGGCAAGAGAAGTCAATGGACTTGGAAAAACCAGCCAAACTCTGTTTACCTTACAATTTTTGGGCCAATGTTTGAAGATCTAAGAGGTCCTCCAAAGTATATGTTATCTCAAATTTCTGTGGCGAATCCCAACAAACGTGGCGATCAGATTATTGCGTCAGATGATGAAACAGAAGATGCAGAAGCACCATTCATCCAGAAGCTGTTTGGCATCCTTCGAATATACTATACACTCCTCGAATCTATCAGACGAGTCACTCTTGGAATCATGGCTGGTGCCTACAAGGAAACACTCTCTTCCAGAACTCCAATAGTTACCTTATTATGCATCTCATCATTTCAGCTCTTTTTCCTTGTTCTCAAGAAGCCATTTATCAAGAAAAAAGTTCAGTTGGTTGAGATCATCTCCAACACATGTGAAGTTGGCCTTTTCGCTATTTGCGCAGTTCTCTTAGATAAAGAATTTTCAATCACGGATCAAACGAAACTCGGAATAACAATGCTGGCGCTGTTCCTTATAGGCTACTGTCCACAACTGATCAATGAATGGTATGCTTTGTACAAACAGGCAAAACAACTTGACTTTGGTGCGCAATCATTCTTTTCAGGACTCAAGGTGGCTTTTATTGGATTCCTCCTCCTATTCCTCCCACAAAGATTCACTAAAAACTTGGAAAGTATATTCGCCGTGAACCTTAGCGGAGACTCCGAAACCATGGATAACTCGTCTGATAGGAACATGTCGGGCAGTAGAAGCTCGAGTAATGAGAAACCATGGTTGAAACAACTTCGAAAGTTGGCAAAGGCAAGCTTCACTAAAGAGCAAGGAGGGACGTCAAATGATCCTTCGGGAAGTGGTATGCAGTGGACCGGGTTTTGGGGGCGGAGAAGTAGGAGCAGAAGTAGCAGAAGCTCTTCCATAAGTTCATCTGATTTCAGGTCCAAATCCAAAGGCTTGTACAAGGAATTTGAAACGATTTTTTCATCCAAGTga
- the LOC120082862 gene encoding uncharacterized protein LOC120082862 isoform X5 codes for MVYPMILQNYSILKQRYLNLLVYGEGRVMPSSFKILQPKLKYSLSVALPSTIQYGRIILVMDKKFCTDSAGNIFTRTENSISYVHFDRRKLLANLKTRVPERLLQLNSDTRLVQATNKLDNLKVYLYFSEPVLNSSVEVLNALEVSDGMLLPISGRSLGNRRFSFWVTNVSGIAIITVSLKPNSIISRQGNPVSPLPPVTFLYDSLRPTVVLSTTTYMRTKEKRFSVTVNFIKPVFDFNLSCVSIRGGRLQSFREMGRNIYSVEVQAEDEIISVSVPENVTTDVAGNHNLPSNILQVWHYSIPAISTVVSIFTIASFTATSLAAGLLTVSTANLQSEGVFMRSSSSLTYNPTRNIFRIACHIQIFALSIWLPVTLPVEYYEFAKGLQWSIPYLRLPWEDEHDHPDLSGYSPFTGSNPYLSKTSHSEVLQNKVPGNNFTVVDQLYGLPLTPMEYRSFFESQNIKPQADNIFGAGSYSHRWNDFYRSMFWFGIFAGSLIFLHALFLFIMKCRKKIYNTRGSYGALTFPRFEIFITFVVLPSMSMASGALFRGGALAGVIVGVLLLGIVSLLLLALLLFLSVGITFGKLLQYKEVHQEGQKFHWYQELVRVTLGPGKRSQWTWKNQPNSVYLTIFGPMFEDLRGPPKYMLSQISVANPNKRGDQIIASDDETEDAEAPFIQKLFGILRIYYTLLESIRRVTLGIMAGAYKETLSSRTPIVTLLCISSFQLFFLVLKKPFIKKKVQLVEIISNTCEVGLFAICAVLLDKEFSITDQTKLGITMLALFLIGYCPQLINEWYALYKQAKQLDFGAQSFFSGLKVAFIGFLLLFLPQRFTKNLESIFAVNLSGDSETMDNSSDRNMSGSRSSSNEKPWLKQLRKLAKASFTKEQGGTSNDPSGSGMQWTGFWGRRSRSRSSRSSSISSSDFRSKSKGLYKEFETIFSSK; via the exons ATGGTGTATCCCATGATTCTACAGAACTACAGCATATTGAAGCAAAGATATCTAAAT CTACTGGTGTACGGTGAAGGGCGTGTTATGCCATCATCTTTCAAAATTCTTCAGCCCAAGCTCAAATACTCACTTTCTGTGGCTTTACCATCTACCATTCAATATGGAAGAATTATATTAGTAATGGATAAGAAATTCTGTACTGATAGTGCAGGAAATATATTCACAAGAAcagaaaattcaatttcttatgTGCACTTTG ATAGAAGAAAACTGCTTGCCAACCTGAAAACTCGTGTTCCGGAAAGGCTACTCCAGCTCAACAGTGACACCAGACTGGTACAAGCAACAAACAAACTTGATAACCTAAAGGTCTACTTGTACTTTTCAGAACCAGTTCTTAATTCATCTGTGGAAGTTTTGAATGCTCTTGAAGTAAGCGATGGCATGCTGCTTCCAATTAGTGGAAGGAGCCTTGGAAATCGTAGATTCAGCTTTTGG GTTACAAATGTTTCTGGAATTGCAATAATCACAGTGAGCCTCAAGCCTAACTCTATAATAAGTAGACAAGGAAATCCCGTTTCACCACTTCCACCAGTTACTTTCCTTTATG ATTCCCTTAGGCCTACAGTGGTGCTCAGTACAACTACTTATATGaggacaaaagaaaaaagattttcAGTCACCGTGAATTTCATTAAGCCTGTATTTGATTTCAACTTATCGTGTGTATCAATTCGTGGAGGTCGTTTGCAGAG CTTTCGTGAAATGGGCAGAAATATCTACTCTGTTGAAGTACAAGCTGAGGATGAAATCATATCTGTCAGTGTCCCTGAAAATGTAACGACTGATGTTGCTGGAAATCATAATCTACCATCAAATATCCTGCAAGTGTGGCACT ATTCTATACCGGCGATATCTACAGTCGTTTCGATCTTTACAATTGCTTCATTTACAGCAACATCCCTTGCAGCAGGACTACTCACTGTATCAACAGCTAACCTTCAATCAGAAGGAGTATTCATGAGATCATCTTCTTCTCTGACATATAATCCTACAAGAAACATTTTT AGAATTGCTTGCCACATTCAGATTTTTGCGCTATCTATATGGTTGCCTGTTACCCTGCCTGTCGAGTACTATGAATTTGCTAAGGGCTTGCAATGGAGTATTCCTTACCTTAGACTTCCATGGGAAGATGAGCATGATCATCCTGACTTAAGCGGCTACAGCCCGTTTActggatcaaatccttatctttcCAAAACTAGTCATTCAGAAGTTCTGCAAAACAAGGTTCCAGGCAATAACTTTACTGTGGTTGATCAGTTATATGGGTTGCCACTTACTCCAATGGAATACAGATCATTTTTCGAG AGTCAGAATATCAAACCCCAAGCAGATAATATTTTTGGAGCAGGAAGTTACAGTCA CAGGTGGAATGATTTTTATAGAAGCATGTTCTGGTTTGGAATTTTTGCTGGCAGTTTGATATTCCTCCATgctcttttccttttcattaTGAAATGTCGAAAGAAAATATACAACACACGGGGCAGTTATGGAGCACTTACTTTCCCTAGATTTGAGATATTCATTACATTTGTTGTACTACCTTCCATGTCCATGGCCTCAGGCGCATTATTTAGAG GTGGAGCTCTTGCAGGAGTAATAGTTGGAGTTTTGTTGCTTGGCATTGTGTCGCTTCTTTTGCTAGCCTTGCTGTTGTTTCTTTCAGTCGGAATCACGTTCGGGAAGCTACTTCAGTACAAAGAAGTTCATCAAGAAGGCCAAAAATTTCATTGGTACCAAGAACTTGTTCGTGTAACTCTAGGTCCTGGCAAGAGAAGTCAATGGACTTGGAAAAACCAGCCAAACTCTGTTTACCTTACAATTTTTGGGCCAATGTTTGAAGATCTAAGAGGTCCTCCAAAGTATATGTTATCTCAAATTTCTGTGGCGAATCCCAACAAACGTGGCGATCAGATTATTGCGTCAGATGATGAAACAGAAGATGCAGAAGCACCATTCATCCAGAAGCTGTTTGGCATCCTTCGAATATACTATACACTCCTCGAATCTATCAGACGAGTCACTCTTGGAATCATGGCTGGTGCCTACAAGGAAACACTCTCTTCCAGAACTCCAATAGTTACCTTATTATGCATCTCATCATTTCAGCTCTTTTTCCTTGTTCTCAAGAAGCCATTTATCAAGAAAAAAGTTCAGTTGGTTGAGATCATCTCCAACACATGTGAAGTTGGCCTTTTCGCTATTTGCGCAGTTCTCTTAGATAAAGAATTTTCAATCACGGATCAAACGAAACTCGGAATAACAATGCTGGCGCTGTTCCTTATAGGCTACTGTCCACAACTGATCAATGAATGGTATGCTTTGTACAAACAGGCAAAACAACTTGACTTTGGTGCGCAATCATTCTTTTCAGGACTCAAGGTGGCTTTTATTGGATTCCTCCTCCTATTCCTCCCACAAAGATTCACTAAAAACTTGGAAAGTATATTCGCCGTGAACCTTAGCGGAGACTCCGAAACCATGGATAACTCGTCTGATAGGAACATGTCGGGCAGTAGAAGCTCGAGTAATGAGAAACCATGGTTGAAACAACTTCGAAAGTTGGCAAAGGCAAGCTTCACTAAAGAGCAAGGAGGGACGTCAAATGATCCTTCGGGAAGTGGTATGCAGTGGACCGGGTTTTGGGGGCGGAGAAGTAGGAGCAGAAGTAGCAGAAGCTCTTCCATAAGTTCATCTGATTTCAGGTCCAAATCCAAAGGCTTGTACAAGGAATTTGAAACGATTTTTTCATCCAAGTga
- the LOC120082862 gene encoding uncharacterized protein LOC120082862 isoform X6: MPSSFKILQPKLKYSLSVALPSTIQYGRIILVMDKKFCTDSAGNIFTRTENSISYVHFDRRKLLANLKTRVPERLLQLNSDTRLVQATNKLDNLKVYLYFSEPVLNSSVEVLNALEVSDGMLLPISGRSLGNRRFSFWVTNVSGIAIITVSLKPNSIISRQGNPVSPLPPVTFLYDSLRPTVVLSTTTYMRTKEKRFSVTVNFIKPVFDFNLSCVSIRGGRLQSFREMGRNIYSVEVQAEDEIISVSVPENVTTDVAGNHNLPSNILQVWHYSIPAISTVVSIFTIASFTATSLAAGLLTVSTANLQSEGVFMRSSSSLTYNPTRNIFRIACHIQIFALSIWLPVTLPVEYYEFAKGLQWSIPYLRLPWEDEHDHPDLSGYSPFTGSNPYLSKTSHSEVLQNKVPGNNFTVVDQLYGLPLTPMEYRSFFESQNIKPQADNIFGAGSYSHRWNDFYRSMFWFGIFAGSLIFLHALFLFIMKCRKKIYNTRGSYGALTFPRFEIFITFVVLPSMSMASGALFRGGALAGVIVGVLLLGIVSLLLLALLLFLSVGITFGKLLQYKEVHQEGQKFHWYQELVRVTLGPGKRSQWTWKNQPNSVYLTIFGPMFEDLRGPPKYMLSQISVANPNKRGDQIIASDDETEDAEAPFIQKLFGILRIYYTLLESIRRVTLGIMAGAYKETLSSRTPIVTLLCISSFQLFFLVLKKPFIKKKVQLVEIISNTCEVGLFAICAVLLDKEFSITDQTKLGITMLALFLIGYCPQLINEWYALYKQAKQLDFGAQSFFSGLKVAFIGFLLLFLPQRFTKNLESIFAVNLSGDSETMDNSSDRNMSGSRSSSNEKPWLKQLRKLAKASFTKEQGGTSNDPSGSGMQWTGFWGRRSRSRSSRSSSISSSDFRSKSKGLYKEFETIFSSK; this comes from the exons ATGCCATCATCTTTCAAAATTCTTCAGCCCAAGCTCAAATACTCACTTTCTGTGGCTTTACCATCTACCATTCAATATGGAAGAATTATATTAGTAATGGATAAGAAATTCTGTACTGATAGTGCAGGAAATATATTCACAAGAAcagaaaattcaatttcttatgTGCACTTTG ATAGAAGAAAACTGCTTGCCAACCTGAAAACTCGTGTTCCGGAAAGGCTACTCCAGCTCAACAGTGACACCAGACTGGTACAAGCAACAAACAAACTTGATAACCTAAAGGTCTACTTGTACTTTTCAGAACCAGTTCTTAATTCATCTGTGGAAGTTTTGAATGCTCTTGAAGTAAGCGATGGCATGCTGCTTCCAATTAGTGGAAGGAGCCTTGGAAATCGTAGATTCAGCTTTTGG GTTACAAATGTTTCTGGAATTGCAATAATCACAGTGAGCCTCAAGCCTAACTCTATAATAAGTAGACAAGGAAATCCCGTTTCACCACTTCCACCAGTTACTTTCCTTTATG ATTCCCTTAGGCCTACAGTGGTGCTCAGTACAACTACTTATATGaggacaaaagaaaaaagattttcAGTCACCGTGAATTTCATTAAGCCTGTATTTGATTTCAACTTATCGTGTGTATCAATTCGTGGAGGTCGTTTGCAGAG CTTTCGTGAAATGGGCAGAAATATCTACTCTGTTGAAGTACAAGCTGAGGATGAAATCATATCTGTCAGTGTCCCTGAAAATGTAACGACTGATGTTGCTGGAAATCATAATCTACCATCAAATATCCTGCAAGTGTGGCACT ATTCTATACCGGCGATATCTACAGTCGTTTCGATCTTTACAATTGCTTCATTTACAGCAACATCCCTTGCAGCAGGACTACTCACTGTATCAACAGCTAACCTTCAATCAGAAGGAGTATTCATGAGATCATCTTCTTCTCTGACATATAATCCTACAAGAAACATTTTT AGAATTGCTTGCCACATTCAGATTTTTGCGCTATCTATATGGTTGCCTGTTACCCTGCCTGTCGAGTACTATGAATTTGCTAAGGGCTTGCAATGGAGTATTCCTTACCTTAGACTTCCATGGGAAGATGAGCATGATCATCCTGACTTAAGCGGCTACAGCCCGTTTActggatcaaatccttatctttcCAAAACTAGTCATTCAGAAGTTCTGCAAAACAAGGTTCCAGGCAATAACTTTACTGTGGTTGATCAGTTATATGGGTTGCCACTTACTCCAATGGAATACAGATCATTTTTCGAG AGTCAGAATATCAAACCCCAAGCAGATAATATTTTTGGAGCAGGAAGTTACAGTCA CAGGTGGAATGATTTTTATAGAAGCATGTTCTGGTTTGGAATTTTTGCTGGCAGTTTGATATTCCTCCATgctcttttccttttcattaTGAAATGTCGAAAGAAAATATACAACACACGGGGCAGTTATGGAGCACTTACTTTCCCTAGATTTGAGATATTCATTACATTTGTTGTACTACCTTCCATGTCCATGGCCTCAGGCGCATTATTTAGAG GTGGAGCTCTTGCAGGAGTAATAGTTGGAGTTTTGTTGCTTGGCATTGTGTCGCTTCTTTTGCTAGCCTTGCTGTTGTTTCTTTCAGTCGGAATCACGTTCGGGAAGCTACTTCAGTACAAAGAAGTTCATCAAGAAGGCCAAAAATTTCATTGGTACCAAGAACTTGTTCGTGTAACTCTAGGTCCTGGCAAGAGAAGTCAATGGACTTGGAAAAACCAGCCAAACTCTGTTTACCTTACAATTTTTGGGCCAATGTTTGAAGATCTAAGAGGTCCTCCAAAGTATATGTTATCTCAAATTTCTGTGGCGAATCCCAACAAACGTGGCGATCAGATTATTGCGTCAGATGATGAAACAGAAGATGCAGAAGCACCATTCATCCAGAAGCTGTTTGGCATCCTTCGAATATACTATACACTCCTCGAATCTATCAGACGAGTCACTCTTGGAATCATGGCTGGTGCCTACAAGGAAACACTCTCTTCCAGAACTCCAATAGTTACCTTATTATGCATCTCATCATTTCAGCTCTTTTTCCTTGTTCTCAAGAAGCCATTTATCAAGAAAAAAGTTCAGTTGGTTGAGATCATCTCCAACACATGTGAAGTTGGCCTTTTCGCTATTTGCGCAGTTCTCTTAGATAAAGAATTTTCAATCACGGATCAAACGAAACTCGGAATAACAATGCTGGCGCTGTTCCTTATAGGCTACTGTCCACAACTGATCAATGAATGGTATGCTTTGTACAAACAGGCAAAACAACTTGACTTTGGTGCGCAATCATTCTTTTCAGGACTCAAGGTGGCTTTTATTGGATTCCTCCTCCTATTCCTCCCACAAAGATTCACTAAAAACTTGGAAAGTATATTCGCCGTGAACCTTAGCGGAGACTCCGAAACCATGGATAACTCGTCTGATAGGAACATGTCGGGCAGTAGAAGCTCGAGTAATGAGAAACCATGGTTGAAACAACTTCGAAAGTTGGCAAAGGCAAGCTTCACTAAAGAGCAAGGAGGGACGTCAAATGATCCTTCGGGAAGTGGTATGCAGTGGACCGGGTTTTGGGGGCGGAGAAGTAGGAGCAGAAGTAGCAGAAGCTCTTCCATAAGTTCATCTGATTTCAGGTCCAAATCCAAAGGCTTGTACAAGGAATTTGAAACGATTTTTTCATCCAAGTga